The DNA region TCATTTTCTCCGCTTAGTCAAGCGTCCTCCATTGTCGGAAGAAACGGTAAAATTAGTAATTTTATCTCCTTTACTCAATTTAGCTGGATTTTATGATGAACCTTTTTATATGAGAGGTGAGGAATCAATAGAAATTTCTGCGGAAGATGAAGGAGAAATCATTAGGGGTAGAATTGATGTTTTAGTTATTCAAGAACAATTCTGGTTGTTAGTAATTGAATCTAAAAGGTCTAGCTTTTCTCTTTTAGAAGCCGTACCTCAAGCACTTGTTTATATGTTGGCTAATCCTAATCAAGACAAACCTACTTTTGGATTAGTAACAAATGGTAGTGATTTTATTTTCTTGAAACTTACCAAACAAAATCAGCCAAAGTATGCTATTTCTGACCAATTTACACTTTTGAAACGAAAAAGTGAATTGTATCAAGTTCTAAGTGTATTAAAAAATTTGAGTCAAAGTTTGAGTTAATAATTATGTCTATTCGTCCTATATACCTTGATTGCCACGCTACTACAGCCGTAGATGAACGGGTATTAGCAGCGATGCTCCCCTACTTTACAGAAAAGTTTGGCAACCCATCTAGTATTGGTCATGTTTACGGTTGGGAAGCAGAAGCTGCTATTAAGCAAACGCGAGAGATTTTAGCAGCAGGAATTAACGCCACTCCAGAAGAAATTGTTTTTACCAGTGGTGCAACAGAAGCAAATAATTTAGCTATTAAAGGTGTTGCTGAAGCTTATTTTAAAAAAGGTCAGCATATTATTACTGTTGCCACTGAACATAGTGCAGTAATTGACCCTTGTAATTATTTAAAAACTCTCGGTTTTGAAATTACTATTCTCCCAGTTAAAAAAGATGGACTGATTGATTTAAATGAGTTAAACAAAGCTTTCCGTCCTGAGACGATTTTGGTTTCGGTGATGGCTGCAAATAACGAAATTGGCGTTTTACAGCCAATAGCCGAAATTGGGGAACTATGCCATGCTTACAACATCATTTTCCACACCGATGCAGCCCAAGCTATTGGTAAAATTCCCCTAAATGTGCAAGCGATGAAAATTGACTTGATGTCGCTAACTGCACACAAGGTATATGGGCCAAAAGGCATTGGGGCGCTGTACGTCCGCAGGCGCGATCGCAGAGTGCAACTAGCCCCCCAGCAGCACGGCGGCGGACATGAACGGGGGATGCGGTCTGGGACATTGTATACACCGCAAATCGTCGGCTTTGGGAAAGCTGTAGAAATCGCTTTGGCTGAACAAGCAACAGAAAACCAACGCCTTACTCAGTTAAGACAAAGCTTGTGGTCGCAGCTTTCCCAACTTGAAGGAATTCATCTCAACGGACACCCTCAAGAGCGATTGGCGGGAAACTTGAATATCAGCGTTGAGAGGGTGGATGGAGCCGCACTTTTGCTAGGATTGCAGCCAGTAATGGCGATTTCTTCTGGTTCTGCTTGCTCATCAGCAAGTACTGCACCTTCCCATGTTCTGACAGCACTGGGAAACCCCCAACAGCTAGCTTATGCCTCAGTGCGGTTTGGGATTGGCCGGTTTAATACCCAAGAGGAAATTGATATTGTGGCGAAACATGCGATCGCTACCATTCAAAGCTTACGCAAAACCTCCTTTATGGATTC from Nostoc commune NIES-4072 includes:
- a CDS encoding cysteine desulfurase family protein, which translates into the protein MSIRPIYLDCHATTAVDERVLAAMLPYFTEKFGNPSSIGHVYGWEAEAAIKQTREILAAGINATPEEIVFTSGATEANNLAIKGVAEAYFKKGQHIITVATEHSAVIDPCNYLKTLGFEITILPVKKDGLIDLNELNKAFRPETILVSVMAANNEIGVLQPIAEIGELCHAYNIIFHTDAAQAIGKIPLNVQAMKIDLMSLTAHKVYGPKGIGALYVRRRDRRVQLAPQQHGGGHERGMRSGTLYTPQIVGFGKAVEIALAEQATENQRLTQLRQSLWSQLSQLEGIHLNGHPQERLAGNLNISVERVDGAALLLGLQPVMAISSGSACSSASTAPSHVLTALGNPQQLAYASVRFGIGRFNTQEEIDIVAKHAIATIQSLRKTSFMDSRQEKQQSDLVPAD
- a CDS encoding type I restriction enzyme HsdR N-terminal domain-containing protein: MVQFIQAHNVGLAYLEEKFSLQLAEDEAFFTEWFETLPEITDLEKQDLDRIKLHFLRLVKRPPLSEETVKLVILSPLLNLAGFYDEPFYMRGEESIEISAEDEGEIIRGRIDVLVIQEQFWLLVIESKRSSFSLLEAVPQALVYMLANPNQDKPTFGLVTNGSDFIFLKLTKQNQPKYAISDQFTLLKRKSELYQVLSVLKNLSQSLS